The Cucurbita pepo subsp. pepo cultivar mu-cu-16 chromosome LG08, ASM280686v2, whole genome shotgun sequence genome contains a region encoding:
- the LOC111799547 gene encoding haloacid dehalogenase-like hydrolase domain-containing protein At2g33255, producing MAATISAKWRLSSSTWLNLSQNFNPKFRAQRCNRSFFLPAFAANHSCRRHFPPKPSSFPMAMANFSSAASARRARLRGVIFDMDGTLTVPVIDFAAMYKSVLGDEDYARIKSLNPSGIDILHIIQSWAPEKQRRAYEVIADFERQGIERLQIMPGAAELCTFLDSKNIRRGLITRNVKEAVDIFHKRFGWTFHPALSREFGSYKPNPAPLLHICSSWDVLPNQVIMVGDSLKDDIGCGKQAGAFTCLLDETGRYNSEHYANTDLEPDFKASTLGEVLHLLKANFELTP from the exons ATGGCCGCAACAAT TTCTGCAAAATGGAgattatcatcatcaacatGGTTGAATTTGAGCCAAAATTTCAACCCGAAATTCCGAGCTCAGCGCTGCAATCGGAGCTTCTTCCTTCCTGCTTTCGCCGCCAATCACTCATGCCGCCGCCACTTTCCTCCAAAGCCCTCTTCATTTCCAATGGCTATGGCCAATTTCTCCTCCGCCGCCTCTGCCCGCCGGGCTCGCCTCCGGGGGGTAATCTTCGACATGGACGGAACTCTGACAGTACCTGTCATCGATTTCGCTGCTATGTATAAATCCGTGCTTGGCGATGAGGATTACGCGAGAATCAAATCTCTAAACCCATCGGGAATCGATATCTTGCACATAATTCAGAGTTGGGCACCGGAGAAGCAGCGGAGGGCGTATGAGGTAATCGCCGATTTCGAACGCCAGGGAATCGAACGCCTGCAAATTATGCCCG GTGCTGCAGAGCTTTGTACATTTCTTGATTCCAAGAATATAAG GAGGGGACTAATCACTCGTAATGTAAAGGAAGCTGTTGATATTTTTCATAAGCGTTTTGGT TGGACATTTCATCCAGCATTAAGCAGGGAATTTGGTTCATATAAACCAAATCCCGCTCCGCTACTTCATATCTGCTCTTCTTGGGACGTCCTACCTAACCAAGTCATTATGGTTGGCGATAGCCTCAAAGATGAT ATTGGATGTGGCAAGCAAGCGGGAGCGTTCACATGTTTGCTAGACGAAACAGGAAGGTACAACTCGGAGCATTATGCCAACACGGATCTTGAACCAGATTTTAAAGCATCTACGCTTGGTGAAGTTCTTCATCTTTTGAAGGCGAATTTTGAGTTGACACCATGA
- the LOC111800647 gene encoding beta-amylase 1, chloroplastic-like, translating to MAMSITHQIGALAGSSVVSEKSSNSAGEATAAMNTTVMRKSPASALRCMVQRTDGVDGLSPPTSPCRSPVLGGKRPDLSVACQAFATEVETPTEVEENKEGGERRKERGVPVYVMMPLDSVTMGNAVKRRKAMNASLQALKNAGVEGIMMDVWWGLVERDSPGSYNWGGYAELLEMAKKHGLKVQAVMSFHQCGGNVGDSVTIPLPKWAVEEVQKDPDLAYTDQWGRRNYEYLSLGCDNLPVLKGRTPIQCYADFMRAFKDNFQHLLGDTIVEIQVGMGPAGELRYPSYPEQDGTWRFPGIGAFQCFDKYMLSSLKAAAEASGKPEWGSTGPTDAGSYNNWPEDTLFFRKEGGGWNSTYGEFFLSWYSQMLLDHGDRILTAATSTFNNTGVKISVKIAGIHWHYGHRSHAPELTAGYYNTRNRDGYLPIAQMLARHGAIFNFTCIEMRNHEQPQDALCAPEKLVRQVALATHKAQVPLAGENALPRYDEFAHEQILKASSFIGDGDSEETAMCAFTYLRMNPQLFEADNWRRFVAFVKKMKEGKNPDKCREQIEREAEHFVHITQPLVQEAAVALMH from the exons ATGGCTATGAGCATCACGCATCAGATTGGCGCGCTCGCTGGGAGTTCGGTGGTTTCAGAAAAGAGTAGCAATTCCGCCGGTGAAGCGACGGCAGCGATGAATACGACGGTGATGAGGAAGTCGCCGGCGTCGGCTCTAAGATGTATGGTGCAGAGGACGGACGGAGTAGACGGGTTGTCGCCGCCGACGAGTCCGTGCAGATCGCCTGTGCTGGGAGGGAAACGGCCGGATTTGTCGGTGGCGTGTCAAGCGTTCGCGACGGAGGTGGAGACTCCAACAGAGGTGGAGGAGAACAAGGAAGGAGGTGAGAGACGGAAGGAGAGAGGAGTGCCGGTGTACGTGATGATGCCGTTGGACAGCGTGACGATGGGGAACGCGGTGAAGCGGAGGAAGGCGATGAACGCGAGTTTACAAGCGCTGAAGAACGCTGGAGTTGAGGGGATTATGATGGACGTGTGGTGGGGATTGGTAGAGAGGGACTCGCCTGGCTCGTACAACTGGGGAGGCTACGCGGAGCTTTTGGAAATGGCCAAAAAGCACGGTCTCAAGGTTCAAGCCGTCATGTCCTTCCATCAATGTGGAGGAAACGTCGGCGACTCTGTCAC TATTCCTTTGCCTAAATGGGCGGTGGAAGAAGTTCAGAAAGATCCAGATCTGGCGTATACTGATCAATGGGGGAGGAGGAATTATGAGTACTTATCATTGGGATGCGACAACCTTCCTGTTCTTAAAGGCCGAACTCCGATCCAGTGCTATGCAGATTTCATGCGGGCTTTCAAAGACAATTTCCAGCACCTTCTTGGTGACACCATTGTG GAAATCCAAGTGGGGATGGGCCCTGCTGGTGAGCTTCGTTATCCATCCTACCCCGAGCAAGACGGGACATGGAGATTTCCAGGGATTGGAGCTTTCCAATGCTTTGACAAG TACATGCTGAGTAGTCTAAAAGCTGCTGCTGAAGCTTCTGGTAAACCAGAATGGGGAAGCACAGGCCCAACAGACGCCGGAAGCTACAACAACTGGCCAGAAGACACCCTATTTTTCCGAAAAGAAGGCGGTGGCTGGAACTCGACTTATGGCGAATTCTTCCTCTCATGGTACTCCCAAATGCTGTTAGACCATGGCGATAGAATCCTCACAGCAGCCACCTCGACCTTTAATAACACCGGCGTCAAGATATCGGTGAAGATCGCTGGAATCCATTGGCATTACGGCCATCGCTCGCACGCCCCAGAGCTCACAGCAGGCTACTATAACACACGCAACCGTGATGGCTATCTCCCAATTGCTCAAATGCTAGCCCGCCATGGCGCCATCTTCAACTTCACCTGCATTGAAATGCGCAACCATGAGCAGCCACAAGATGCGCTCTGTGCCCCTGAGAAGCTTGTCCGGCAGGTAGCTCTAGCCACCCACAAAGCCCAAGTCCCTCTGGCAGGCGAAAATGCTCTCCCACGCTATGATGAATTCGCCCATGAACAAATCCTGAAAGCTTCCTCTTTCATTGGCGATGGAGATTCAGAGGAGACTGCGATGTGTGCTTTCACGTACCTGAGAATGAATCCTCAGCTGTTTGAGGCTGATAATTGGAGGAGATTTGTGGCGtttgtgaagaagatgaaggaagGGAAGAACCCAGATAAGTGTAGGGAGCAAATAGAGAGGGAAGCTGAGCATTTTGTTCATATCACTCAACCTCTGGTTCAAGAGGCTGCTGTTGCTCTGATGCATTGA
- the LOC111799725 gene encoding late embryogenesis abundant protein 7-like, producing the protein MSSMQQSFKADQSEGNREEWNRSELESANQTRDEAATTTAHASKQEASGFLQQTGEQMMHMAQGAVDTVKNTLGFNDDKSN; encoded by the exons atgtctaGCATGCAACAATCGTTCAAGGCGGACCAATCCGAG GGTAACCGTGAAGAATGGAATAGATCGGAATTGGAATCGGCAAACCAAACGAGGGACGAGGCAGCTACTACTACTGCCCATGCAAGCAAGCAAGAAGCTTCTGGGTTTCTCCAACAG ACGGGAGAGCAAATGATGCATATGGCTCAAGGTGCTGTAGACACTGTGAAGAACACGCTTGGATTCAATGACGACAAGTCGAATTGA